A region from the Aphis gossypii isolate Hap1 chromosome 1, ASM2018417v2, whole genome shotgun sequence genome encodes:
- the LOC126549357 gene encoding uncharacterized protein LOC126549357, producing MGRPKKNQVEESTDLQKALLLARSARDGVLRSIRNLDSLANEAKTDVDKQHVFLARVISLEKYISQFEKYQQEILASLVDLNLVREFEQVDALVADAMEEMCGTIRSTMEQLQPKRTPNDEFRSLNSGGVPQAYHTVSLPKIELPKFDGNVIEWCTFRDMFQSLIHNNKAISDIERYHYLISCLSGPALTIVKAVPLSADNYSIAWNELTKCYENRRLLATAHVDKLFAFAPLKKESVSSLLSFVHTFRENVSAINALGIENISSFLLFYIGVRVIDTETRRLFEASIPQSEIPSLDDLLNFISQRCKILENIGKSAEKVELVSKPNFKKGKGAPSVKSSLTSTTNNSRPSQKTSKCLYCQHEHHLYRCFLFKKISTDLRRKFASDNCLCFCCLKTGHSANACSSTFRCKTCQSKHHTLLHLDCDNLSLKEINQERGDKSQPNNVDSEPSASLSKFAGTTCTDKTVVLGTAIVRIFDNTGELQTVRVLLDGGSQVSVMTSECVNRLGLQRHKTCTNVSGLSQQPVTKIKGSTHCRFVPLTAKEPQFVASDIIVLSQITRHMPSEKLPASVRERYRHLILADPAFDVPGPIDMLIGNDLYPLVLPTKTDVIHSPGLPSAMSTTLGWVIGGALNKSTMSPVVSLSITESPSIEGLLQQFWKVEQPPIPDLPTTEDELVEEWFRKTVNRDSTGRFCVALPFRSRIMDNLANRTPIVLGPSRTMALNRLYNLERRLTKDPDLYSAYRKFMNDYLSLGHMRPAINPGKYFIPHHPVVKRSNDNIKIRVVFDASARSSTGYSLNDCLATGPKLQLDISDVLLRSRFHKYLFIADIEKMYRQINICEEDCAYQHILWRNSPDEEVQEFQLCTVTYGMSSAPFLAMRCLHQLNEEDGPSYPLAFNILTTSTYVDDIVAGANTVEDVLQLKQEIVALLRRGNFNLKKWASNCTEVLENIDVEDRALDSIIEAKDVHSVKVLGLHWDTNVDAFGYHTSPENPVVTKRSILSTIARLYDPIGVLGPTIFWAKCVLQELWIQKLNWDEPPSISVIDKWKMFINDLPLLSDLSLPRHIDVRQVKSVQLLGFADASQKGYAAVVYVRIVDAQEVVRIHFITCKSKVAPLKSSDADITLTIPRLELCAALLLSQLLSHQLEVLQHVVNIERVRAWTDSTIVLAWLTTEQKKLKIFVTNRVAKIRSLIPMCEWAHVTSGDNPADPASRGTLPKELVSQSLHIHGPYFLHLPEHQWPVISLSKLKLPATDQLPEVKKFSECTLHVHQVENPEDMLKRFSSLTRMQRVLSHCYRFIQKARRKFTTDGPISCHEAENILNKCVKFTQNSHWPQLSKQLMNPQATITPSSLAQLAPFLDPNGIIRVGGRLKFSTLDESAKHPVLLPKNSVLTRLIILHYHQCLLHGGMRLVMSMIHRKFWIISCRSAIKEVIHSCVTCIRYRAACPKPYMANLPSIRVQPDYPFTNVGMDYGGPFVVKEARRRNSRTQKAYIALFVCMSVKAIHVEVVTDLSTETFLAAFDRFIARRGVPTEIRSDCGTNYVGAAREFKNLFKDSATRDAVQARALCQWKFNPPAAPHFGGIWEAAIKSVKTHLKKVIGSQVFTVEEFTTLAIRIEGILNSRPLTPISGDPNDLNALTPGHFLIGRPISAIPERELTMTPMNRLNRWQLIKQAQQSFWKRWSQEYLQTLQTRQKWTSPSPSLAVGDLVVINSPNRPSMSWQLGRILQTHPGADDVVRVVTVRTGDGILKRPVVKLVKLPIS from the coding sequence ATGGGTCGTCCAAAAAAGAATCAGGTGGAGGAATCGACTGATTTACAGAAGGCTCTACTTCTGGCGCGTTCAGCACGTGATGGTGTACTTCGGTCTATTCGTAATCTCGACAGTTTAGCGAATGAGGCTAAAACAGATGTTGACAAGCAGCATGTATTCTTGGCTCGCGTAATCTCacttgaaaaatacatttctcaGTTCGAAAAGTATCAACAAGAAATCCTCGCGTCTTTAGTCGATTTGAATTTAGTACGAGAGTTTGAACAGGTTGACGCACTTGTTGCGGATGCTATGGAAGAAATGTGTGGAACGATTAGGTCAACGATGGAACAGTTGCAACCAAAACGTACACCGAATGATGAATTTCGTTCACTAAATAGTGGTGGGGTTCCTCAAGCTTATCATACAGTTAGTTTACCTAAAATAGAATTACCAAAATTTGACGGCAACGTAATTGAATGGTGTACATTTCGTGATATGTTTCAGTcgcttatacataataacaagGCGATTTCAGATATTGAACGTTATCACTATTTAATATCCTGCTTATCAGGTCCCGCACTCACTATCGTCAAAGCTGTCCCGTTGAGTGCGGACAACTATTCAATTGCTTGGAATGAGTtaacaaaatgttatgaaaaccGCCGGTTATTGGCAACTGCACACGTAGATAAGTTATTTGCTTTTGCCCCTCTCAAAAAAGAATCTGTGTCGTCGCTGTTGTCCTTTGTACACACTTTTCGTGAAAATGTTTCGGCCATTAATGCACTCGGAATCGAAAATATATCCAGtttcttacttttttatattggaGTTCGCGTTATAGATACTGAAACACGTCGTTTATTTGAAGCTAGTATACCACAGTCTGAGATACCAAGTTTAGACgacttattaaatttcatttctcaaagatgtaaaatattagaaaacatCGGTAAAAGTGCTGAGAAGGTAGAGTTGGTGTCAAaacctaattttaaaaaaggtaaGGGTGCTCCGTCAGTCAAGTCCTCTTTAACTTCAACTACTAACAACTCAAGGCCGTCACAGAAGACCTCAAAATGCTTATATTGTCAACATGAACACCACCTTTATCGGTGTTTCTTGTTTAAGAAGATTTCGACAGATTTGCGGCGGAAGTTCGCCAGTGACAACTGTTTGTGTTTTTGTTGTCTGAAGACTGGTCATTCAGCAAACGCATGTTCGTCAACATTCAGATGCAAAACATGTCAGAGTAAACATCATACACTGTTACATTTAGATTGCGATAATTTATCGTTAAAGGAAATTAATCAAGAACGCGGTGACAAATCACAACCGAACAATGTTGACTCGGAACCTTCTGCCAGCCTATCAAAATTTGCCGGCACTACATGTACAGACAAAACCGTAGTGTTAGGAACAGCGATTGTGCGCATATTTGATAACACAGGAGAATTACAAACTGTTCGTGTTTTATTAGATGGAGGTTCTCAAGTTTCAGTAATGACTTCCGAATGTGTCAACCGTCTCGGGTTGCAGAGGCATAAAACTTGCACGAACGTATCTGGATTATCTCAACAACCAGTAACGAAGATCAAGGGTAGTACACATTGCAGATTTGTTCCCTTAACAGCTAAAGAGCCACAATTTGTTGCGTCAGACATTATTGTGCTTTCACAAATTACCAGACACATGCCAAGTGAGAAATTACCTGCATCGGTCCGCGAACGATATCGTCATCTGATATTGGCGGATCCTGCTTTCGACGTTCCTGGACCAATCGACATGTTAATTGGAAATGATTTATACCCACTGGTCTTACCGACAAAGACAGATGTTATTCACAGTCCAGGATTGCCGTCAGCTATGAGTACAACGCTTGGATGGGTAATAGGTGGTGCTTTAAACAAGTCAACAATGTCACCAGTTGTCTCACTCTCCATTACTGAGTCTCCGTCCATTGAAGGACTTCTACAACAGTTTTGGAAGGTAGAACAACCACCAATTCCAGATTTACCGACGACGGAAGATGAATTAGTCGAAGAATGGTTCCGAAAAACAGTCAACCGAGATTCCACAGGAAGATTTTGTGTTGCCCTTCCATTCCGCTCACGAATCATGGATAACCTCGCCAATCGTACACCTATTGTACTTGGTCCATCACGAACAATGGCTTTAAATCGACTCTATAATTTAGAACGCCGTTTAACAAAGGACCCTGATTTATATTCCGCTTACCGAAAGTTCATGAATGATTATTTGTCTCTTGGTCATATGCGACCTGCAATCAATCCAGGGAAGTATTTCATTCCACACCACCCAGTTGTTAAACGAAGTAACgacaacataaaaatacgaGTAGTTTTTGATGCATCAGCAAGATCGTCAACCGGTTATTCACTCAATGATTGTTTGGCAACTGGTCCCAAGTTACAACTGGATATTAGCGACGTCTTATTACGCAGCCGATTTCACAAGTATTTGTTTATTGCTGACATCGAGAAAATGTACAGGCAAATAAATATCTGCGAGGAGGATTGTGCATATCAGCACATACTTTGGCGAAACTCACCAGATGAAGAAGTCCAGGAGTTTCAGTTGTGTACTGTCACTTATGGTATGAGCTCAGCCCCATTTTTGGCCATGCGATGTTTGCATCAGTTAAATGAAGAAGACGGACCTTCCTATCCActtgcatttaatatattaacaacatCTACCTACGTTGACGATATTGTCGCAGGGGCAAATACGGTAGAAGATGTTCTCCAATTAAAACAGGAAATTGTGGCATTACTTCGTCGAGGGaatttcaacttaaaaaaGTGGGCCAGCAACTGCACAGAAGTTTTGGAAAACATCGACGTCGAAGACCGTGCACTTGATTCAATTATTGAAGCCAAAGACGTGCATTCCGTCAAGGTGTTAGGCTTACACTGGGATACAAATGTGGATGCCTTTGGTTATCATACAAGTCCTGAAAACCCTGTCGTTACAAAACGGTCAATATTATCCACAATTGCGCGATTGTATGATCCCATTGGGGTACTCGGACCAACGATATTTTGGGCTAAGTGTGTCCTACAAGAGCTTTGGATACAAAAGCTTAATTGGGATGAGCCACCCTCAATCTCTGTAATTGATaaatggaaaatgtttattaatgatttaccaTTATTGTCAGATTTGTCGCTACCTCGTCATATTGACGTACGTCAAGTGAAAAGCGTGCAGCTATTAGGTTTCGCCGATGCCTCCCAAAAAGGGTATGCAGCTGTGGTATATGTAAGAATCGTGGATGCACAAGAGGTTGTCAGGATTCATTTCATTACATGTAAGAGCAAGGTTGCCCCCCTTAAATCATCGGACGCAGACATTACCTTAACTATACCACGGTTAGAGCTATGTGCTGCTTTACTTCTCTCACAACTCCTATCGCACCAATTAGAGGTACTTCAGCACGTTGTCAACATCGAACGGGTACGTGCCTGGACGGATTCCACCATCGTTTTGGCATGGCTAACCACAGAACAAAAGAAACTGAAGATATTTGTCACAAACAGAGTTGCGAAAATTCGATCTCTGATTCCAATGTGTGAGTGGGCCCATGTGACATCTGGGGACAACCCTGCAGACCCTGCGTCCCGAGGAACACTTCCCAAGGAGTTGGTTTCACAATCACTACACATACATGGACCCTATTTTCTACATCTTCCTGAACACCAATGGCCTGTGATTTCTTTATCCAAGTTAAAGTTACCAGCCACGGATCAATTGCCTgaggttaaaaaattctcgGAATGCACTTTGCATGTTCATCAAGTTGAAAATCCCGAAGATATGTTAAAGCGATTTTCTTCACTAACAAGGATGCAACGTGTTTTATCTCATTGCTATCGCTTCATACAAAAAGCTCGCCGGAAATTTACCACTGATGGCCCTATTAGTTGTCACGAAGCagaaaacattttgaacaaATGTGTCAAATTTACACAAAATTCACATTGGCCACAgttatcaaaacaattaatgaaTCCTCAGGCAACCATCACACCAAGTAGTTTAGCTCAACTGGCTCCATTTTTAGATCCAAACGGGATAATTCGAGTTGGCGGTCGTTTGAAGTTTTCCACGCTTGATGAAAGTGCTAAGCATCCAGTACTTTTACCGAAAAATTCGGTGTTGACCAGATTGATTATTTTGCATTATCACCAGTGTTTACTGCATGGAGGAATGAGGTTGGTAATGTCTATGATTCATCGGAAATTTTGGATCATTTCTTGTCGATCTGCTATAAAGGAGGTCATCCATTCTTGTGTTACATGTATTCGGTATCGTGCTGCCTGTCCTAAACCATACATGGCTAATTTACCATCTATTCGGGTACAACCTGATTATCCTTTTACAAACGTCGGCATGGATTATGGTGGACCTTTTGTCGTAAAAGAAGCACGAAGGCGGAATTCTAGAACGCAAAAGGCATATATCGCACTATTTGTATGTATGTCAGTTAAGGCTATACACGTGGAGGTTGTTACTGACTTGTCAACAGAAACTTTTTTAGCAGCTTTTGACCGTTTCATCGCGCGTCGTGGTGTACCAACAGAAATCCGGTCAGATTGTGGAACCAATTATGTCGGTGCTGCCagagaatttaaaaatctatttaaggATTCGGCAACAAGAGACGCAGTTCAAGCAAGGGCTCTCTGCCAATGGAAATTCAATCCTCCTGCAGCACCCCATTTTGGTGGAATATGGGAAGCCGCCATAAAAAGTGTCAAGACTCACCTCAAAAAGGTTATAGGCTCTCAAGTATTCACTGTTGAAGAATTCACCACTCTTGCAATCCGCATTGAAGGGATTCTAAATTCTCGGCCACTAACTCCGATATCTGGAGATCCGAATGATTTAAATGCTCTAACACCCGGTCATTTTTTGATCGGTCGCCCTATCAGTGCCATCCCTGAACGAGAATTAACCATGACTCCAATGAATCGATTAAATAGGTGGCAATTGATCAAGCAAGCTCAACAGTCATTTTGGAAAAGATGGAGTCAAGAATATCTACAGACACTCCAAACCAGACAAAAATGGACTTCCCCGAGTCCCTCCCTCGCTGTCGGAGATCTTGTAGTGATAAACTCTCCAAACCGCCCATCTATGTCATGGCAACTGGGGCGAATCCTGCAGACACACCCGGGTGCCGACGATGTAGTCCGTGTGGTGACAGTCCGCACAGGTGACGGTATCCTCAAGAGACCCGTAGTAAAATTAGTCAAACTCcccatttcttaa